One Artemia franciscana chromosome 15, ASM3288406v1, whole genome shotgun sequence genomic window carries:
- the LOC136036171 gene encoding proteasomal ubiquitin receptor ADRM1-like yields the protein MAASLFGGRSQSSKNLVEFRAGKMKMEGNMVHPIKRKGLVYVHQSEDSLIHFCWKDRQTGNVEEDLIIFPDDCEFKKVPQCTTGRVFLLKFKSSGKKIFFWMQEPKADKDDEYLKKVNESLNNPPTPGSQGQRTPGTPGDRDLQSLLSNMSQQQLMQFFGGVGGLPGISSLLSTPEGGARSRREQRATSVTPAGTPVTTPAAPSTTTTTTSATPQQSTGSGVQLSTLQSILSGIAVPTEEKTPPVNLSEGLSLEALQPILSNSEFVQKLKEYLPSGTPTGSIDDAEAIRSTIHSPQFQQAFALFSSAIQSGQLGPLVQQFGMSETAVAAADAGNLEAFVKALQEQKKKNKDGDDDMNVD from the exons atggcTGCCAGTTTGTTTGGTGGAAGATCTCAATCCAGCAAAAACCTTGTTGAATTCAGGGCTggcaaaatgaaaatggaaGGGAATATGGTGCATCCCATCAAAAGGAAAGGTCTTGTGTACGTCCATCAGTCAGAGGATTCACTTATTCACTTTTGTTGGAAAGATAGACAAACTGGAAATGTTGAAGAG GACTTGATCATATTTCCGGATGATTGTGAGTTCAAAAAAGTTCCTCAGTGTACGACTGGAAGAGTTTTTCtgctaaaatttaaaagttcagggaagaaaattttcttctggaTGCAAGAACCAAAAGCTGATAAAGATGATGAATACCTGAAAAAAGTGAATGAAAGCTTGAACAACCCACCTACTCCTGGCTCTCAGGGGCAAAGAACTCCTGGTACTCCAG GTGATCGAGATTTGCAAAGCCTACTTAGCAATATGTCACAGCAACAATTGATGcaattttttgggggtgttGGTGGACTTCCAGGCATTTCTTCGCTTCTTTCCACGCCTGAAGGAGG CGCTAGAAGTCGTCGAGAGCAGCGTGCCACTTCAGTAACGCCGGCTGGAACTCCAGTAACAACTCCAGCAGCCCCATCGACGACAACAACTACAACCTCAGCAACTCCTCAACAATCTACAGGTAGTGGTGTACAGTTGAGCACTCTTCAGTCTATATTATCTGGGATTGCTGTTCCAACTGAAGAGAAAACCCCTCCTG TAAATCTTTCTGAAGGCCTCTCCTTAGAAGCATTACAACCGATACTGTCAAATTCAGAGTTCGTCCAGAAGCTCAAAGAATACCTTCCGTCGGGAACTCCAACCGGTAGCATAGATGACGCTGAGGCAATTCGTTCGACGATTCACTCTCCCCAGTTCCAACag gccTTTGCTCTATTCAGCTCCGCTATTCAATCAGGACAGCTTGGACCGTTAGTCCAGCAGTTTGGAATGAGTGAAACCGCTGTTGCTGCTGCGGATGCAGGCAATTTAGAAGCTTTTGTCAAAGCTCTACAAgagcaaaagaagaaaaacaaggaCGGCGACGACGATATGAATGTTGATTGA